From one Lolium rigidum isolate FL_2022 chromosome 4, APGP_CSIRO_Lrig_0.1, whole genome shotgun sequence genomic stretch:
- the LOC124706892 gene encoding uncharacterized protein LOC124706892, with amino-acid sequence MHVPKKEFQVLDSLYVLRSYIHIIEALRTELAYDIAKADHGFPDPSNWPIKQYKMPRQKDGNSCGLWVLKCMEEWDGDEFRTTITQTLVDSTREVMVGEIIFSPSNELDRVKDKLLNPNGEEDDA; translated from the exons ATGCATGTACCCAAGAAGGAATTTCAAGTATTAGATTCCCTCTATGTTCTTCGCAGTTACATACATATCATTGAAGCATTG AGAACCGAACTTGCTTATGACATAGCAAAAGCAGATCATGGTTTTCCTGATCCTTCAAACTGGCCTATAAAACAATACAAAATGCCAAGACAAAAGGATGG AAACTCATGTGGACTTTGGGTCCTAAAATGTATGGaagaatgggatggagatgaatttAGAACCACTATTACACAG ACACTCGTTGACTCTACCAGAGAAGTTATGGTCGGTGAAATAATTTTTTCACCTAGTAACGAGCTGGATAGGGTCAAAGATAAACTACTCAACCCCAATGGCGAGGAAGATGATGCTTAG